The stretch of DNA AATTATAGAGACGCTAAAAACGAATCCCAATAGTCGAAGAATGTTGGTGTCAGCATGGAACCCTAGTGTTTTACCTGATACTTCAGTTTCATTTGAAGAAAATGTAGCAAATGGAAAAGCAGCTTTGCCACCTTGTCATGCGTTTTTTCAATTTTATGTTGCGAATGGAAAACTTTCATTACAATTGTATCAACGTAGTGCAGATATTTTCTTAGGAGTTCCTTTCAACATAGCCTCATATGCTTTATTATTGCAAATGATGGCACAATGTACAGGTTTAGAAGCAGGAGAGTTTATTCATACGTTTGGTGATGCACATATTTATAGCAATCATTTTGAGCAGGTTAAATTACAATTGTCTAGAAAACCGCATGCTTTACCAAAGATGAAATTAAATCCTGAAAAAACCAATTTATTTGATTTTACTTATGAGGATTTTGAATTGGTAAATTATGAACATCATCCATTAATTAAGGGGAAAGTTTCCGTTTGATAGATTTAGTTTGACACTGTTTATCTTCTAAATTTGTTTTAAAATCTTAACTCTTAATAATTTTACTTAGTTCTTCGGTAATATTTTTTCGATTGTATTGGTCAATATTTTTAGAATGAATTTTTAGATTATGGGTTTTATATTGACGGTATAGATATACAATATGTGATTCTAGTTTTTCTTCATCATCGAATAAAAAATATTCTCCAGTTTGGGTTTCGTTCAAAATTTTTTCAATCTGACTATCTTTAGGACCAAAGGCTATAATAGGACGTTTTGAACGCATATACTCAAAAAGCTTACCGGGTATATTGCCTTTTTTTTCAGTTTGATTGGCGGTTATCAATATCAAAGCTTGTGAACGTTGTTGCTCAACAATAGCTTCTTCATGAGGAAGATAGCCTTTAAAATCTAAATTCTCTTTTAAATTATATGAATCTAGATCGTGTAAAACGGAATCATCAAATTTACCAATGAATTTTATAGAAAGATCATAAGCAAAGGTTTTGTTTTGCATAGCTAATTTTTGCAATACTTTCCATAAAATTTTAGGATTTCGTTCCTTAAACATAGCACCAATGTATGCAATTGAAAATTTAGAGTCTAAAGCGTGAAAAAAAGGATTTTCAAGGGAATCAAATCCATTGGTTAAACAATGAACAGGTTGCGATGTCTTTTTTTTGTATAAGGATTGGTATTCTGGAGTAACCGAAATCAC from Flavobacteriaceae bacterium UJ101 encodes:
- the thyA|TYMS gene encoding thymidylate synthase (Provides the sole de novo source of dTMP for DNA biosynthesis; Belongs to the thymidylate synthase family. Bacterial- type ThyA subfamily.; KEGG: eco:b2827 thymidylate synthase); protein product: MQQYLDLVKHVMENGVEKGDRTGTGTKSVFGYQMRFDLAEGFPMVTTKKLHLKSIVHELLWFLKGDTNIAYLQENGVRIWNEWADSNGDLGPVYGHQWRNWNSEEIDQIQEIIETLKTNPNSRRMLVSAWNPSVLPDTSVSFEENVANGKAALPPCHAFFQFYVANGKLSLQLYQRSADIFLGVPFNIASYALLLQMMAQCTGLEAGEFIHTFGDAHIYSNHFEQVKLQLSRKPHALPKMKLNPEKTNLFDFTYEDFELVNYEHHPLIKGKVSV